The sequence gccgcgctcgttcttgttgtgtgtgtgtgtgactgacagacagcctccacGGCGCGGAGAAATCTCGCATAGTTCAGACACATTCTGAAATCGATGTTGTGTATACTTGAAAGTTTTTTACAACTTTTCCATTTTTGACTACATCATTGTCATGTAAACGTAGCCTAAGTTAAATCCATGAAACAGCCCACGCTTTGAGAAAACTCAACAAACTGGAGCAAGTGAATTCAAATAACACCTCCTGTGAGGCACGGCCCATTCCAGGAAACTATTCCTCTGAGCCTTATAGTCTTACAACTAAAGACTCATAAACAATAACCAATTAACTTTACTGAACTCTCACAACAGCATAAGAACATGCCCACGAGTGCAATGCAAACATCATCCGAGTCACAAACAACAGCCTTTTAGATGAATTAGATGAATACTGGATTGCTTGACAAATAGAATAGAAACGAGAGCTTCCAGAAATTCCTGATGAGCAGACAGGTGTCAGGTGAACGCTAGCTGTGTGATTCCATTTTGCCTCCCTGGAGCACAGACCGGCCCTGCCCTGCCTCCATCAgaaccacacagacacacacctgttATTTGTACAAGTCTACATGTTTGAAAAAGATCAAAACAAAAGTGATCTAAAACCCCCTATTAGGTGATTGAAACCTCATAAAACTCCAAAAGGGAAATGTTTAAAAATGGGTCAAATAAAGTCCTGATTAAAACgcaaataataagaataataagaataatagtattaaaaaaaagaaaaaattaaaatgagcttGTAGGAGCTATATAATGAATTTGTATCTCTGTCTTTGGTTGGGGATAATTCGCAATCATTACATTTCAGACAAATTTCTCTAATAAACCATTTGTGAGTCAGTCTAacagattcattcaaaatttgctCAAAAGACTGATCGCTATATCTTGCAAAGAAGTTGCAAACACCagagtaatttagttttttttttttttttttttttttactataaaatcatattttaaacaagTTTTATAACTTTTCCATGCTAAGAAAACCTTTTTAGAATTCGCTGATATTTCCAGGTTCTCAATGGCCATGTGAAACCTATATTTTCAGGACAGTTAGTGTGAATGGAAAGACTTTTAGGACATGTATCCTACACAGTCTTATGGGTGTGACATGCACATATCAAACAATGATTCATCTATGCAAAACATAAAGCCCTTTACTCACAGCTATCATAAAAGCACAACAGAGCTTGTTACAGCCACATGACTGCCAGAGATTATAGATGAAACTACTAGGTGACAATGATTACACAGAGTCATGTTGGTTTCACCAGATTAAAGCTCAACAAGCCTTTTTAAGGTCCCAATcagaaagaatgtgttttttcagGTTTGAAAACGAAAGGCACACCACACTACCTTTAtctgatttacttttttttgttatttagaaAAGAGCAGTACAGTGCATTTTGTTTTATGTAGCTAGGCAGCGGGTAACCTGCGACAGCCACCACAACCTCCATCTCTGCAGTCTCTGGACGTTCCAAGCAGCTGTAAACTTAAATCACCAACACAGGAGAAGGGTGTTCCATTCTCTCCATTCATTTGATtggacaatgaaaaaaaaaaacatgaatgatgTTGGGCACTTTTCTGCACAAAgcggatttattttttttcaacttcaGGCACTCAGAGTAGAGGGCTATATTGGGTTTGGGCTCAACACAAATCTCGCGGGAGATAACTTTTCGCGGGATATCCGCCGGGAACGGTGAGTTGTAGTAGAAATGCAGTCAACACAAGAAGTTGAGAAGAAAATTTAAGATACTGTTTACTTGACAAAAGGAAAGCAAGGCAAGTCAGACATCTGGAAACAATTCTCATTTGTCTCTGAAAAAAATGGTAAAGAGCGATTTCCCGTCCTCTCAAAATTCACACGTTTTATTTTGAGCATTCCCACATCTAGTGCGCCATCAGAGAGGGCTTTCAGTGCATATGGGTGGATCTTGGAAGAAAGATGCACAAGTCTGGGACTGCAGTCAGTCAGCAATATACTTTTCCTTCATTGCGGGAGCGGGCGGGAGTGGAACATATAGGTTCCGGGAGCGGGGTGGAGTGGAACACATAGGTTGAGGGAGCGGGCGAGAGTGGAACACATAGGTTGCGGGAGCAGGGTGGAATGGAACACATAGGTTGCGGGAGCGGGCGAGAGTGGAACACATAAGTTGCGGGAGCGGGCGAGAGTGGAACACATAGGTTGCGGGAGCAGGCGGGAGTGGAACATACAGTTTGCGGGAGTGGAACACATAGGTTGCGGGATCGGGCGGGAGTGGAACACATAGGTTGCGGGAGCGGGCGGGAGTGGAACACATAGGTTGCGGGAGCGGGCGAGAGGGGAACACATAGGTTGCGGGAGCGGGCGGGAGTGGAACACATAGGTTGCGTGTGCGGGCGGGAGTGGAACACATAGGTTGCGGGAGCGGGCGAGAGGGGAACACATAGGTTGCGGGAGCGGGCGGGAGTGGAACACATAGGTTGCGTGTGCGGGCGGGAGTGGAACACATAGGTTGCGGGAGCGGGCGAGAGGGGAACACATAGGTTGCGGGAGCGGGCGGGAGTGGAACACATAGGTTGCGTGTGCGGGCGGGAGTGGAACACATAGGTTGCGGGAGCGGGCGAGAGGGGAACACATAGGTTGCGGGAGCGGGCGGGAGTGGAACACATAGGTTGCGTGTGCGGGCGGGAGTGGAACATCTAGGTTGCAGGTGCGGGCGGGCCAGGTCATACATTCAGCCGGAGCGGCAGGTGCAGGTTTAAGAAAACAGTCCTGCACAGGGCTCTAATTCAGAGCGCTCTTATCAAAACACGAGGAGCCTGAAGTGCATAAACAGTGcccaaaacattgttttaataaataaataaaaaaattaaaagaagcctctcactgcaaaaaaatgggcagccatttatgcagtgGCTCAAGGGCACCCAAGTAGTGGTATTGCCatcctgagactcgaacccacaaccttagggttaggactAGAAGTCAAACTGTCTaatcactaggccacgacttcccctaaactTCCCCTTCCTGTAAACTTCTACAGTGGTGAACGgaaacaacatacagtatatactttttGTGTTTCAATTTctccaatagcaaaaaataaataaataacatatgaaAAGGTATACTACACGTGATATTATGCAAATTATGGGCAATCAACTACAGCCGTAAtacctgaataaaaatataaagattttcaaacatattattaatatatagagttcttgtgttgacccagctTTTATTCTGGAGTGCGCCAGCCTTTGAGTCCAGCGAAAAACGGCATCTTCCCGAGAACAACGCGCATATATGAGGAAGAGCGAGACTTTTGATAATTTGTGAGATAAACacggtttcatttttgtttaaattcatttatGCCACATCTGTGTCTCCCTCCGGAGCTGCTGCTGGACTGTGGCACGTTTGAATAAGACTTTGCTGCATGCCAGACTGTATGTAACACAATGTAACATCACGTTAGAAAGTGAATGACGATTGGTCATTTTACTGACAGTCAGGTGCTGGCTTCCTATCTGAATGGCTTTTCTTAAAAAGGAAGCATAAAGCAtgatattatgattatttttgaaaaacatcGGCCACACAGAAAGACTTATCGGCTGCggcgatatatcggttgaccactaattGGTTAGATGAGAGAAAGCTTTCAAATTTCCTGTCACTACACTGccattttctgtaatttaatttcaaggtaataaaacacaaagaatggtgttattaattaatataatagttTCCAAAATGTATACTacaaaaaacatattacaaatgTTTATAACTGTGGAAACGCATCATAAAAAGAACACATATGAAGCGTTCTAAGCTCCAAAATCCAAGTGTTATTCATaaactatacaaaaaaatatatggttTATGTCTAATTTCTACTGTCTGTCAGAGCAGTTCCAGCGCTGATTGTTATTCCTGTAAATGGACAAACCTTGATATTCAATTCCAAGGTAATGTTGCTATGCATCCGTTgccagcaggaaaaaaaaaaactctagggATGCTAATGCAGGATAATACCACTGAGAAAGGTTAAAAACTGTATCTTATATTGCAAGAATATTAGGCAAAACCTGCTTTTATAATGCGTTCTGCACTCAGCTAATCAATGGACCCAAAAAGCTTGACAGCATGTACTAATTACTGCATTTTTACCTGCACTGCAATTTCTGAAATGAAATTATCCCAAATTTCACCAATATATGTAATTCATCAAACAAGGCTATCAGTAGATTTCAGAATGACAAACAGGAggaattttatttgaataatctcAAAATAGATACAGGCCAGCGTATCAGTCTTTCATGACGAATCAGCTTCATTGATGATGAAAATGGATAGATGCATTCATAAGATCAGATGAACATCCTGGGAAATGAAACTACATTTCAGCCAATTACTCAGATTCATTTTTCTTCCTCTGCTAAACATCAAGACAAAATTAATTCAAGCTGGACCGGAGACAGAGCAGTCGCATAAAGAAGATTGATGAGGAAATGAATGCAGGAAGATGCAGGAAAATTGACAGAAACAAACATCTTCTGTCCAACTATGTCTTCCTCATGTTTCATGAGAGTCCTATCAGTGCTGGAGTCTGCTGTCTAACACAGGTGTGGCACTGACCTATGAATACTGCAAAACACACCCAAGGTCAAGTGGAGCAGGACGGGGGAATTCACTCACACCTCTATACATAATACTTCATTCAACTTATTTTCAGAAGATAAGTGCCTTTACGCAGTACTAAGGAGTGATCTGAAATTTGATCtgattatagattttttttttttaagtgcacagatatataatttataataaacgctaaaatattacatataaaaataagaattatacattttgattaaatggtgactttaaaattacaatatatttatatgtgattCTACCGACTCCAAATTATTTAAGTAGAAAAAATTGAAGTGTAttacaataatgtaaatatttaaatgtaataattttcaaaAGTAAACATTACCATGATAcattatagtaataatatatgCGGGCTATTTTAATAATGACTGGTTCAatgttttagattattattagtagtagtagtagcagtagttttaataacaatatttccCATTACTGCAAATTtgaaattaatgtttatattttattcaaatggaaaaatgtgtgattgcactgcctcaaaattattttttaattaatggacatttttttataaataataataataataataataataataataataataataataatataaagaaattaGTATCTAATTTCTGATGTTTTGGTAATTATAACTTGGGAGCAAATCTGCTTAATTGTCACAAAAATAAgcatctataaaaaataaaaataaataaagtgaacaaacaaataaataccgGGAGACTTTTTTTTAGGCAGTTACCATGGCACGGCAATCCTCGATGTCCGCTGGGGTAACGTTATCATGCAAATATCACGATACACGAATTTAGCAATCCTTCACATTATATATTAAACTACAATGTTTTTACCACACGAAACAATTACAAAAGGACTTTTATAAGGACATGTAACACAAAAAGCATGACGTCAACGTCCAGTGAAGTGTCAGTGAAGCAGGATACTTTAATTAGCTTTTTGAACGAGGAAATGACTTAAACGGCTTgagcaaatcaaaaaaaaaaaaaggttttgattcCCCTATATGACATGATACAACTCCCAAGGACACTAGGACTATAACTtcatctgtctgtttgtgtgcagTGCACTGTGCCGCCAACTTCCCCATTTTACGTTCCTCTCTCACTTACACCCATTTCATTTCAATGAATGACGGCGAACGGCCGCTTACGTCAACTGCGTAACTCCCGTTTGTGAATGACAACCGAGTCAATCAATCGAGCAGCGAGCACAAAAACGCAGCTGGGACGTAACAAATGAGACGTTTGACTTCTTGTTAAGTTAGAGAAGCATAAATATAGCGAGCTGGGCTTTCCGCAGGCGTTCGAACTGAAATGAGTAATATAGTAACCAACCTGCCAACGAAATTTTCCAGCACTGAGCTTTTTCCGGCGCTCTGTCCTCCAACTACGGCTATCTGTGGCAGATCCAAGTTACAACTTTGGCCAATGGAACTGAAAGCATCTTGGAGTTTATTGATCAGGGGGATCAAATCCTCCATCCCCCGGTTGCCCATGGTTTCTGACCGTCTTTCAGCGCGCAGGAACGGGCTCGCGGCAGCAAGGCGCTCGGGTTACTTTCAAGTGCTCGATTTCCACTCTTCAAACACTTCCAGATCAGTCTGTCAAAGACAAATAACTCACAAAACACTCGCTGACAGGCAGGGGACCTGTATTACGGCGCATTCATTAAGATCCGTGTGCTGATCTAAGGATCAATCATACGTAAACTCACAAAACAAAACTTCTCGTTATCATCCGGTCAGGCGACATCCGACCTCCACCGGTGACGCGAGTCCCGCCTCCTGTCAACCGATGTCGTGAAATCCGATTGGTCCGACAGAACGCTTCCTGGTGTGTACTGTCTTTCGATTGGTTCGATTTTCGTCTCTGCCTCTAGCGACCGAGGACTGCTATTTGACAGCCCACGTGTCAATTTAGTTTCAATAAAAAAGACTTGGAAAGTAGAGACAACGtagaatatatacaataaaaacaacaattctaattttaataaattatgcatatttacTGCAAGATAACACCACGAATGAATTTAACCTATTACAATTTTACAGATTTCTATCATGTTTTCTACGTATTGGAACATAGGCATTGTTTGGGTTCTCCAGTGTTTTATAATGCATATCGACTAGTAGAAGAAAGTGATATTTAAGCAGAATTCATGTAACATTAAACCTGTTTACAATGCATACACACTGATCTTGAGACTCTTGAGTATTGCTTTTGACGGGAAATCCGACTTATTTCCGCCAATCGGTTCTTTCTTAAACTTAGAACGATGTGTTTGTAAGAACCGATTCGCGGAAATGAGTCGGAAACAACCATTCAGTTGTTATTTTACTAAATAACTTGGTCCTTTATGTTCTAAAACGTTCATAATAAAGTACTGTGTTATATGCTGTTTATAACgtatataaacaaattattataaatattataattataaaattattaattaagtcAATTATGGCAGCCACGATTCAACTTATAAAGCAAACTAACAATTTCAAATACAAATGTCTGATACATTCAGATATAAATTTGAAATCTATAATTTGAATAAACTCCTTTATGAAAGAAATGAGTCGGAGATTCGAGAACCGATTGGACCGATTCAGACCGATTTGTGAATTGTTCAGTGCTGTGTTTATCACAGGGATCGTGAGATAAAGTTGATTGTAGAGGCCACTGATGGCAACGGATCTACGATCCACGAAGGCGATGCTATGATGATTTTGAAAGACGAAGTCCAGGGAGGTTTTGTACAAATTCATCCTGTTCATCAGaaagatccgactcaaatgaACGATCACAAGTGAATCGGACATcgcttttcaaaatggctgcgcCCATACCCAACAGATCACAGGAGTATGAAGGCAGCATAGCCTCCGTAAAGGCTGTATCCTCTGCTGCTCCTCTCACTCTTCGTATCGTGGCGGAGTGTCCCGTGAGTAAAGCGAGAGCCTGCACTCTTACTCTCCCGCACTGCGCTGTCAGCACCCCGGTGTTCATGCCCGTGGGCACGCAGGGTACCCTGAAAGGCATCACTGTGGACCAGCTGGAAGATCTGGACTGTCAGATCTGTCTGGGAAACACGTATCATCTTGGCATGCGGCCGGTATGTGAGAAGAAATAGAGTGCTTAATCACAATCAATGCACTTTATATTTTAAACTTGTTTAACTGTTATTGTATGTGTTCTAACAGGGTCCCGACTAGTTAATAGAGAAAGACAATGGATTACACGGATTTATGAAGTGGAATAGAAATCTCTTAacggtgattattattattattttcaaactaTTCCCAAACACCAGAAGAACTAGAACGAGATTTGTTTTGTTCACGTTATTCTAATGCATTGTGTTAGTTGAGCAGACTTGAAAAGTTATGCAAATGATTAGAGTCTCCTTTTGTTGAGAATATAATCAA comes from Carassius auratus strain Wakin chromosome 3, ASM336829v1, whole genome shotgun sequence and encodes:
- the LOC113049188 gene encoding protein FAM186A encodes the protein MFHSRPHTQPMCSTPARSRNLCVPLSPAPATYVFHSRPHTQPMCSTPARSRNLCVPLSPAPATYVFHSRPHTQPMCSTPARSRNLCVPLSPAPATYVFHSRPHTQPMCSTPARSRNLCVPLSPAPATYVFHSRPLPQPMCSTPARSRNLCVPLPQTVCSTPACSRNLCVPLSPAPATYVFHSRPLPQPMCSIPPCSRNLCVPLSPAPSTYVFHSTPLPEPICSTPARSRNEGKVYC